One part of the Desulfonema ishimotonii genome encodes these proteins:
- a CDS encoding peptidylprolyl isomerase, producing MIGQKSDYKEEIDRMTAVFETNMGTFEVELYAKECPETVWNFVNLAEGRQETQRGGNYYDGLSFHRVIKGFMIQGGCPFGVGTGGPGYQFKDEFDPGLKHDSAGILSMANAGPGTNGSQFFVTLDATPHLDNRHSVFGKVVKGMDVVEAIGDVKTGAMDKPAQPVVMQKVTIQR from the coding sequence ATGATCGGTCAGAAAAGCGATTACAAGGAAGAGATCGACCGCATGACAGCGGTTTTTGAGACCAATATGGGAACCTTTGAGGTGGAACTGTACGCCAAGGAATGCCCGGAAACCGTCTGGAACTTCGTCAACCTGGCAGAGGGACGCCAGGAAACCCAGCGGGGCGGCAATTACTACGACGGCCTGAGCTTTCACCGGGTCATCAAGGGGTTCATGATTCAGGGCGGCTGTCCCTTCGGCGTGGGAACCGGCGGACCGGGCTATCAGTTCAAAGATGAATTTGATCCCGGCCTGAAACATGACAGCGCAGGCATCCTCTCGATGGCCAACGCGGGCCCCGGAACCAACGGCAGTCAGTTTTTTGTCACGCTGGACGCAACCCCCCACCTGGACAACCGGCATTCGGTTTTCGGCAAAGTCGTCAAGGGGATGGATGTGGTTGAGGCCATCGGCGACGTCAAAACCGGCGCGATGGACAAGCCGGCCCAGCCCGTTGTAATGCAGAAAGTCACGATTCAGCGATAA